One window of the Prinia subflava isolate CZ2003 ecotype Zambia chromosome 1, Cam_Psub_1.2, whole genome shotgun sequence genome contains the following:
- the CEP76 gene encoding centrosomal protein of 76 kDa isoform X1 — MSLPPEKASELKQIIHQQLLKMDVHGRIREVLAETIQEELAPEHQQLSTEELIKALRQRGIIDDVMKELKFVADVNETERTSAPKLSTHFADRQPPVLKKTNIDPTRRYLYLQVLGGKAFLEHLQEPEPLPGQICSTFTLCLHFRNQRFRSKPVPCACEPDFQDGFLLEIHKDSLGDGSKMADATTMLSICDPVHMVLIKTDTFGETTLVASYFLEWRSVLAAENGVTNVAVELLGVGTESKVSVGILNIRLEMYPQLNKTLSSEITSTQFSLERQKTAEKERLFLVYAKQWWREYLQIRPTHNTRLVKIFAQDENGVNRPVCSFVRPLRAGRLLDTARQAARFVSVLGHERAPVIGGGGRHEQWCTLLAFLCRNKGDCEDHANLLCSLLLGFGLEAFVCVGTKAKGVPHTWVMTCGSDETITFWESLTGHRYLHRPINPDDPPLAEQPKPLYPYRTIGCIFNHQKFFGNCQPSDAVEVCVFDLHDESKWKPMSGEAIKSVCPPGATSSVPPFPPLCASTIDAAATSNEIEVQLRILVAEHRKDLGLSTIWDDQLSYLLSPALAAYELERTTGVSAGNEEFQDAVRRAVPDGHTFKGFPIHFVHRNARRAFATCLRSPFCEEIICCRGDQVRLAVRVRVFTYPESACAVWIMFACKYRSVL, encoded by the exons ATGTCGCTGCCGCCGGAGAAAGCCTCGGAGCTGAAGCAGATCAtccaccagcagctgctcaag ATGGATGTGCATGGGAGGATACGAGAAGTTCTTGCTGAGACTATACAAGAAGAGCTGGCACCTGAGCATCAGCAGTTGTCCACAGAAGAGCTGATAAAAGCCCTCAGACAGCGGGGAATCATTGATGATGTTATGAAGGAACTGAAATTTGTAGCT GATGTGAACGAAACGGAGAGGACTTCAGCTCCCAAACTATCAACACATTTTGCTGACAGACAACCACCAGTTTTGAAAAAAA CTAACATTGACCCAACACGGAGGTATCTTTACCTTCAGGTTTTGGGTGGAAAAGCTTTTCTGGAACATCTTCAGGAACCAGAGCCTCTGCCTGGCCAGATCTGTTCTACCTTCACTCTGTGTTTACATTTTCGAAACCAGCGCTTCCGTTCCAAACCTGTACCCTGTGCCTGTGAGCCAGATTTTCAGGATGGTTTTCTCCTTGAAATACACAAGGATAGCCTGG GTGACGGAAGTAAGATGGCGGATGCAACCACAATGTTGTCTATTTGTGACCCAGTGCATATGGTTCTGATCAAAACAGACACGTTTGGTGAGACCACACTGGTGGCATCCTATTTCTTGGAGTGGAGGTCTGTCTTGGCTGCAGAGAACGGCGTAACAAATGTTGCTGTGGAACTCTTGGGTGTAG gTACAGAATCAAAGGTTTCTGTTGGTATTTTAAACATCAGGCTGGAAATGTATCCACAGCTTAATAAGACACTTTCTTCAGAAATAACTAGTACTCAA TTCTCTTTGGAACgtcagaaaacagcagaaaaagaacgTTTATTTCTTGTGTATGCTAAGCAGTGGTGGAGAGAATACCTGCAGATCAGGCCTACCCACAACACAAGGCTGGTAAAAATCTTTGCACAG GATGAGAACGGGGTGAACCGGCCCGTGTGTTCGTTCGTGCGGCCGCTGCGCGCCGGGCGGCTGCTGGACACGGCCAGGCAGGCGGCGCGCTTCGTCAGCGTGCTGGGCCACGAGAGAGCGCCCGTCatcggcggcggcggccggcaCGAGCAGTGGTGCACCCTGCTCGCCTTCCTCTGCAGGAACAAG GGTGACTGTGAAGACCATGCTAACCTTCTGTGCAGTCTTCTTCTTGGGTTTGGATTGGAAGCCTTTGTGTGTGTtggaacaaaagcaaaaggagtCCCCCATACTTGGGTAATGACTTGTGGATCTGATGAAACAATTACTTTTTGGGAGAGCTTAACAGGGCATAG GTACCTCCACAGACCTATCAACCCTGACGACCCTCCCCTAGCTGAACAACCCAAGCCACTGTACCCATATCGCACAATAGGTTGTATCTTCAACCATCAAAAGTTCTTTGGAAACTGTCAGCCATCTGATGCTGTGGAGGTGTGTGTGTTTGACCTGCATGATGAGTCTAAATGGAAACCCATGAGTGGAGAAGCAATAAAATCTGTGTGTCCTCCTGGAGCAACATCTTCAgttcccccttttcctcctctgtgtgCTTCTACAATAGATGCTGCTGCAACAAGCAATGAGATAGAAGTGCAGCTGAGGATACTGGTTGCTGAACACAGAAAG GATCTTGGCCTTTCTACAATTTGGGATGACCAGCTCTCCTATCTGTTGTCACCAGCGTTAGCAGCCTATGAGCTGGAACGCACAACAGGCGTTTCTGCAGGAAATGAGGAGTTTCAGGATGCCGTGAGGAGAGCGGTACCTGATGGTCACACCTTCAAAGGGTTTCCCATCCATTTTGTGCACAGAAATGCCAGGAGAGCATTCGCCACGTGTCTTCG GTCtcctttttgtgaagaaataatCTGTTGCAGGGGAGACCAAGTGCGACTTGCAGTTCGTGTTCGAGTGTTTACGTACCCTGAATCTGCGTGTGCTGTTTGGATCATGTTTGCTTGTAAATACCGCTCTGTCCTttga
- the CEP76 gene encoding centrosomal protein of 76 kDa isoform X2: MSLPPEKASELKQIIHQQLLKMDVHGRIREVLAETIQEELAPEHQQLSTEELIKALRQRGIIDDVMKELKFVADVNETERTSAPKLSTHFADRQPPVLKKTNIDPTRRYLYLQVLGGKAFLEHLQEPEPLPGQICSTFTLCLHFRNQRFRSKPVPCACEPDFQDGFLLEIHKDSLGDGSKMADATTMLSICDPVHMVLIKTDTFGETTLVASYFLEWRSVLAAENGVTNVAVELLGVGTESKVSVGILNIRLEMYPQLNKTLSSEITSTQFSLERQKTAEKERLFLVYAKQWWREYLQIRPTHNTRLVKIFAQGDCEDHANLLCSLLLGFGLEAFVCVGTKAKGVPHTWVMTCGSDETITFWESLTGHRYLHRPINPDDPPLAEQPKPLYPYRTIGCIFNHQKFFGNCQPSDAVEVCVFDLHDESKWKPMSGEAIKSVCPPGATSSVPPFPPLCASTIDAAATSNEIEVQLRILVAEHRKDLGLSTIWDDQLSYLLSPALAAYELERTTGVSAGNEEFQDAVRRAVPDGHTFKGFPIHFVHRNARRAFATCLRSPFCEEIICCRGDQVRLAVRVRVFTYPESACAVWIMFACKYRSVL; this comes from the exons ATGTCGCTGCCGCCGGAGAAAGCCTCGGAGCTGAAGCAGATCAtccaccagcagctgctcaag ATGGATGTGCATGGGAGGATACGAGAAGTTCTTGCTGAGACTATACAAGAAGAGCTGGCACCTGAGCATCAGCAGTTGTCCACAGAAGAGCTGATAAAAGCCCTCAGACAGCGGGGAATCATTGATGATGTTATGAAGGAACTGAAATTTGTAGCT GATGTGAACGAAACGGAGAGGACTTCAGCTCCCAAACTATCAACACATTTTGCTGACAGACAACCACCAGTTTTGAAAAAAA CTAACATTGACCCAACACGGAGGTATCTTTACCTTCAGGTTTTGGGTGGAAAAGCTTTTCTGGAACATCTTCAGGAACCAGAGCCTCTGCCTGGCCAGATCTGTTCTACCTTCACTCTGTGTTTACATTTTCGAAACCAGCGCTTCCGTTCCAAACCTGTACCCTGTGCCTGTGAGCCAGATTTTCAGGATGGTTTTCTCCTTGAAATACACAAGGATAGCCTGG GTGACGGAAGTAAGATGGCGGATGCAACCACAATGTTGTCTATTTGTGACCCAGTGCATATGGTTCTGATCAAAACAGACACGTTTGGTGAGACCACACTGGTGGCATCCTATTTCTTGGAGTGGAGGTCTGTCTTGGCTGCAGAGAACGGCGTAACAAATGTTGCTGTGGAACTCTTGGGTGTAG gTACAGAATCAAAGGTTTCTGTTGGTATTTTAAACATCAGGCTGGAAATGTATCCACAGCTTAATAAGACACTTTCTTCAGAAATAACTAGTACTCAA TTCTCTTTGGAACgtcagaaaacagcagaaaaagaacgTTTATTTCTTGTGTATGCTAAGCAGTGGTGGAGAGAATACCTGCAGATCAGGCCTACCCACAACACAAGGCTGGTAAAAATCTTTGCACAG GGTGACTGTGAAGACCATGCTAACCTTCTGTGCAGTCTTCTTCTTGGGTTTGGATTGGAAGCCTTTGTGTGTGTtggaacaaaagcaaaaggagtCCCCCATACTTGGGTAATGACTTGTGGATCTGATGAAACAATTACTTTTTGGGAGAGCTTAACAGGGCATAG GTACCTCCACAGACCTATCAACCCTGACGACCCTCCCCTAGCTGAACAACCCAAGCCACTGTACCCATATCGCACAATAGGTTGTATCTTCAACCATCAAAAGTTCTTTGGAAACTGTCAGCCATCTGATGCTGTGGAGGTGTGTGTGTTTGACCTGCATGATGAGTCTAAATGGAAACCCATGAGTGGAGAAGCAATAAAATCTGTGTGTCCTCCTGGAGCAACATCTTCAgttcccccttttcctcctctgtgtgCTTCTACAATAGATGCTGCTGCAACAAGCAATGAGATAGAAGTGCAGCTGAGGATACTGGTTGCTGAACACAGAAAG GATCTTGGCCTTTCTACAATTTGGGATGACCAGCTCTCCTATCTGTTGTCACCAGCGTTAGCAGCCTATGAGCTGGAACGCACAACAGGCGTTTCTGCAGGAAATGAGGAGTTTCAGGATGCCGTGAGGAGAGCGGTACCTGATGGTCACACCTTCAAAGGGTTTCCCATCCATTTTGTGCACAGAAATGCCAGGAGAGCATTCGCCACGTGTCTTCG GTCtcctttttgtgaagaaataatCTGTTGCAGGGGAGACCAAGTGCGACTTGCAGTTCGTGTTCGAGTGTTTACGTACCCTGAATCTGCGTGTGCTGTTTGGATCATGTTTGCTTGTAAATACCGCTCTGTCCTttga
- the CEP76 gene encoding centrosomal protein of 76 kDa isoform X3, translating into MSLPPEKASELKQIIHQQLLKMDVHGRIREVLAETIQEELAPEHQQLSTEELIKALRQRGIIDDVMKELKFVADVNETERTSAPKLSTHFADRQPPVLKKTNIDPTRRYLYLQVLGGKAFLEHLQEPEPLPGQICSTFTLCLHFRNQRFRSKPVPCACEPDFQDGFLLEIHKDSLGDGSKMADATTMLSICDPVHMVLIKTDTFGETTLVASYFLEWRSVLAAENGVTNVAVELLGVGTESKVSVGILNIRLEMYPQLNKTLSSEITSTQFSLERQKTAEKERLFLVYAKQWWREYLQIRPTHNTRLVKIFAQDENGVNRPVCSFVRPLRAGRLLDTARQAARFVSVLGHERAPVIGGGGRHEQWCTLLAFLCRNKGDCEDHANLLCSLLLGFGLEAFVCVGTKAKGVPHTWVMTCGSDETITFWESLTGHRYLHRPINPDDPPLAEQPKPLYPYRTIGCIFNHQKFFGNCQPSDAVEVCVFDLHDESKWKPMSGEAIKSVCPPGATSSVPPFPPLCASTIDAAATSNEIEVQLRILVAEHRKR; encoded by the exons ATGTCGCTGCCGCCGGAGAAAGCCTCGGAGCTGAAGCAGATCAtccaccagcagctgctcaag ATGGATGTGCATGGGAGGATACGAGAAGTTCTTGCTGAGACTATACAAGAAGAGCTGGCACCTGAGCATCAGCAGTTGTCCACAGAAGAGCTGATAAAAGCCCTCAGACAGCGGGGAATCATTGATGATGTTATGAAGGAACTGAAATTTGTAGCT GATGTGAACGAAACGGAGAGGACTTCAGCTCCCAAACTATCAACACATTTTGCTGACAGACAACCACCAGTTTTGAAAAAAA CTAACATTGACCCAACACGGAGGTATCTTTACCTTCAGGTTTTGGGTGGAAAAGCTTTTCTGGAACATCTTCAGGAACCAGAGCCTCTGCCTGGCCAGATCTGTTCTACCTTCACTCTGTGTTTACATTTTCGAAACCAGCGCTTCCGTTCCAAACCTGTACCCTGTGCCTGTGAGCCAGATTTTCAGGATGGTTTTCTCCTTGAAATACACAAGGATAGCCTGG GTGACGGAAGTAAGATGGCGGATGCAACCACAATGTTGTCTATTTGTGACCCAGTGCATATGGTTCTGATCAAAACAGACACGTTTGGTGAGACCACACTGGTGGCATCCTATTTCTTGGAGTGGAGGTCTGTCTTGGCTGCAGAGAACGGCGTAACAAATGTTGCTGTGGAACTCTTGGGTGTAG gTACAGAATCAAAGGTTTCTGTTGGTATTTTAAACATCAGGCTGGAAATGTATCCACAGCTTAATAAGACACTTTCTTCAGAAATAACTAGTACTCAA TTCTCTTTGGAACgtcagaaaacagcagaaaaagaacgTTTATTTCTTGTGTATGCTAAGCAGTGGTGGAGAGAATACCTGCAGATCAGGCCTACCCACAACACAAGGCTGGTAAAAATCTTTGCACAG GATGAGAACGGGGTGAACCGGCCCGTGTGTTCGTTCGTGCGGCCGCTGCGCGCCGGGCGGCTGCTGGACACGGCCAGGCAGGCGGCGCGCTTCGTCAGCGTGCTGGGCCACGAGAGAGCGCCCGTCatcggcggcggcggccggcaCGAGCAGTGGTGCACCCTGCTCGCCTTCCTCTGCAGGAACAAG GGTGACTGTGAAGACCATGCTAACCTTCTGTGCAGTCTTCTTCTTGGGTTTGGATTGGAAGCCTTTGTGTGTGTtggaacaaaagcaaaaggagtCCCCCATACTTGGGTAATGACTTGTGGATCTGATGAAACAATTACTTTTTGGGAGAGCTTAACAGGGCATAG GTACCTCCACAGACCTATCAACCCTGACGACCCTCCCCTAGCTGAACAACCCAAGCCACTGTACCCATATCGCACAATAGGTTGTATCTTCAACCATCAAAAGTTCTTTGGAAACTGTCAGCCATCTGATGCTGTGGAGGTGTGTGTGTTTGACCTGCATGATGAGTCTAAATGGAAACCCATGAGTGGAGAAGCAATAAAATCTGTGTGTCCTCCTGGAGCAACATCTTCAgttcccccttttcctcctctgtgtgCTTCTACAATAGATGCTGCTGCAACAAGCAATGAGATAGAAGTGCAGCTGAGGATACTGGTTGCTGAACACAGAAAG CGTTAG
- the PSMG2 gene encoding proteasome assembly chaperone 2, whose translation MFIPCDRGGDSAAPEFKGFTLLMPAVSVGNVGQLAIDLVISTLDMTKVGYFYTNCLVPMVGNNPYATAEENSTELSINAEVYSLPSKKLVVLQIRSPFIKNKYRPFCETLLAWVKSSKCARVVLLSSSHAYQRDDEQLLGTPLRYLLTPDLEKALGGRMKELNWKEMEKVAAYPGISDTDKVLHIPGGGITKLLFTESCSQGIQMAVLLKFCSEGDNIPDAFVLVNYLNEWLQLIKSESNNSTDPSSQWKIPSSWRLLFGNGLPPALF comes from the exons ATGTTCATTCCATGCGACCGCGGCGGGGACTCCGCCGCCCCCGAGTTTAAAGGCTTCACTCTGCTCATG CCAGCAGTGTCCGTGGGAAATGTCGGGCAGTTGGCAATAGATTTGGTGATTTCCACACTTGACATGACCAAAGTTGGTTACTTCTACACCAATTGCCTGGTGCCAATGGTTGGAAATAACCCATATGcaacagcagaggaaaactcAACAGAGCTCAGTATAAATGCTGAAG TGTACTCCTTACCTTCAAAGAAACTTGTAGTTCTGCAAATCAGGTCACCTTTTATAAAG AACAAGTACAGGCCATTCTGTGAAACCCTGCTTGCTTGGGTGAAGAGCAGCAAATGTGCCAGGGTTGTCCTTCTGTCCAGCAGCCATGCATACCAGCGTGATgatgagcagctcctggg GACCCCGCTGCGCTACCTGCTCACACCCGATCTGGAGAAAGCACTTGGAGGCCGCATGAAGGAGCTgaactggaaagaaatggaaaaagtagCAGCTTACCCTGGAATAAGCGATACAGACAAAGTTCTGCATATACCTGGAGGTGGCATCACAAAACTATTATTTACTGAGAG CTGTTCACAGGGAATCCAAATGGCAGTTCTTCTGAAATTTTGTTCAGAAGGAGACAACATCCCTGATGCATTTGTTCTGGTTAACTATCTGAATGAATGGCTCCAGCTAATTAAAAGTGAA AGCAACAATTCCACAGATCCTTCTTCACAGTGGAAGATACCGAGTTCCTGGCGCTTGCTTTTTGGTAATGGTCTCCCCCCTGCCCTCTTCTGA